One Ahaetulla prasina isolate Xishuangbanna chromosome 1, ASM2864084v1, whole genome shotgun sequence DNA window includes the following coding sequences:
- the LOC131194334 gene encoding uncharacterized protein LOC131194334: MERKEQRGGSSGGGRRTGGRGVAGEKEPGPCEDGTVVQRTQVVLLAGESWGSDGGQTVLSSFAHHVLPATDAAAASSPAGSADSCVPVATRPLPAPGSPPSTPSGQLIFFLCRPSSLRERPDRLREVLQGVRNQSRDSPAALVGVVVQPRPEEEKLALVQLEKLLREIFQSEGAGSMEVHTAVFAPGRPDGALELKRVKGGASASLVQFNKLVMQFFGAMLWFGIVAYGGYYFYNYSPA, from the exons ATGGAGCGCAAAGAGCAGCGGGGCGGGAGCTCGGGTGGCGGGCGGCGGACCGGCGGTCGCGGCGTGGCTGGCGAGAAGGAACCCGGACCGTGCGAGGACGGGACGGTGGTGCAGCGCACCCAGGTGGTGCTGCTGGCCGGCGAGTCGTGGGGCTCCGACGGGGGCCAAACCGTGCTCAGCTCCTTCGCGCACCATGTGCTGCCGGCGACggacgccgccgccgccagcaGCCCGGCCGGCTCCGCTGACTCTTGCGTCCCCGTTGCTACCCGGCCGCTCCCCGCGCCCGGTTCTCCGCCGTCCACGCCGTCGGGCCAGCTGATCTTCTTCCTCTGCCGGCCGTCGTCGCTGCGGGAGCGGCCCGATCGGTTGCGGGAGGTGTTGCAGGGCGTGCGGAATCAAAGCCGGGACTCCCCGGCGGCCCTGGTAGGGGTGGTTGTGCAACCGCGGCCCGAGGAAGAAAAGCTGGCTCTCGTGCAACTCGAGAAATTGCTCCGTGAGATCTTCCAGTCCGAAGGTGCCGGATCCATGGAGGTGCACACGGCCGTCTTCGCACCGGGGCGACCCGACGGTGCCCTGGAGCTCAAGCGCGTCAAGGGCGGGGCATCGG CCAGTTTAGTGCAGTTCAACAAATTGGTGATGCAATTTTTTGGAGCAATGCTGTGGTTTGGAATCGTGGCATACGGAGGCTATTACTTCTACAACTATTCTCCAGCATGA
- the LOC131188765 gene encoding uncharacterized protein C2orf72-like, with amino-acid sequence MTKEGQGSEQLPAPICMPGPGEKVLQDFQILVQKVGGRPEVLLIGETLEGRDIHKMMASFVKDLFSSSCHSVHPADALKEPCVTCPFGGKQCQLIFFLCRASCIKGKETELRKVLQQVKKYVQKSPCALVGIIMEPKKGEAEEARIHLLRLLRGIFPKASPQKRGKHPASKGNQDQAGPLELEDVEVEAEVYVPGYPRGNLAIMKAACRASEALSRGLPEEVIKDPLPVAGSSWTVIVIRGILGTLCIMGMASAAGWYLYQQGMIPPDMIPAGLLAFL; translated from the exons ATGACCAAGGAGGGGCAGGGCTCGGAACAGCTTCCTGCACCAATATGCATGCCAGGCCCCGGGGAAAAAGTCTTACAGGATTTTCAGATCCTGGTGcagaaggtgggggggaggccTGAGGTTCTCCTCATTGGGGAGACCCTGGAAGGCAGGGACATTCATAAGATGATGGCCTCTTTTGTTAAGGACTTGTTTTCTTCCTCCTGTCACTCAGTCCACCCTGCCGATGCTTTGAAAGAGCCTTGCGTCACCTGCCCTTTTGGTGGCAAGCAATGCCAGCTCATCTTTTTTCTGTGCCGTGCCTCCTGCATAAAGGGCAAGGAGACCGAACTGCGGAAAGTTTTGCAGCAGGTGAAGAAGTACGTCCAGAAATCCCCCTGTGCCTTAGTAGGAATCATTATGGAACCCAAGAAAGGGGAGGCCGAGGAAGCCCGTATCCACCTGCTTCGACTGTTACGGGGCATCTTCCCAAAGGCTTCACCACAGAAACGGGGCAAACATCCGGCTTCCAAAGGAAATCAGGATCAGGCAGGGCCATTGGAATTGGAAGACGTGGAGGTAGAAGCAGAGGTCTACGTCCCAGGTTATCCCCGGGGTAACTTGGCCATCATGAAGGCAGCCTGTCGTGCTTCGGAAGCCCTGAGCAGAG GTTTGCCGGAGGAAGTCATTAAGGATCCCCTACCCGTTGCAGGTTCTTCCTGGACTGTAATCGTCATCAGAGGTATTTTGGGGACTTTGTGCATCATGGGCATGGCATCTGCTGCAGGATGGTACCTCTACCAACAAGGCATGATCCCACCTGACATGATCCCTGCAGGTCTGCTTGCTTTTCTTTGA